The Alosa sapidissima isolate fAloSap1 chromosome 17, fAloSap1.pri, whole genome shotgun sequence DNA segment TACATCAGCCCCGTGTCCAGTTTCAGTGCTGCTGGGTCTGTGTGTCCGGTAGGTCCCGGCACGGACCCGTGTGCGGAGAAGGTTATTTATTTTCTCGATGCCTTACAGTATTTCTCCCTCTGACCACCGCTGTCAAGAACCCTCGTTACGCTGGTGTCCAGATGCCTCGCCCCCTGTTTCCTCTGCGCCGCTCCGAGTTTTCAGACCACCACAGGacaaaaaggggggaaaaaagcctTGGACAGGTAGTTCatcaaccaaaaaaaaaatacactacCTGGAGACAGAGTGTTGCTGTTACCTTAaccacaccaccaccctcaGTTTCCACAGTTAGTCATCTCCAATTGaaaatatttttctttctcctcaAGTGTTTAGTTTTCAAAGATTCTGTGTGATTTTTATTTCTGGACCCTGAAGACTTCAGTATTCTATTTCCAAATGGTGTGAGTACCAGTTAATAAATGATAGTGTGCTTTGTTCTACCAAGACTCTAACTCATTCTATACTTTAATAACTGTGTGTTCTAATTTTGTCTCTATGTCTGTGAGTGGGCGGGGGCAttttgtccgtgtgtgtgtgtggggggggttgtctgtatgtatatgtgtgtgcgacAAAACAGACATGCTTCAAcctgtttgatgatggtgactGTTATACAAAATGTGAGCATACACGCACATCCCAAAAATAGAActgtgcacacactctctcactcagacCCACAAAGGAGAGGGAGCGGAAAGCCGCTCTAAGCAGTTAAGCAAGTTCCTGAATTAGGTGACCTGTGAGTAATTCTGCGGAATTGAGTTTTTTTGAGTTCTGGTCAAAGGTGCTCATCAGTTGACTGCGCTGCTTATAACTCAATACGGTTCCTTTTACACACAGTAGCAATTCTCTCCAGGGAGGCCAAGGCTTAATCAAGTGCATTTGAAATGAGTCACTCCTGAAGAGCAGTGCCGAACTATAACTTACAATAACTACATCAGTTCTGTCAAAGCACGGCAGAATCCTGCACTTCTACTTTCTCACCTTGTCATTTCAATTCCATGTCAGATGTTCAAGATTctgtgctgttgtttttttgactCTCTCAAATCTTTCCATCTGTGCTGCTGGTGATATCTTCTCCTCTGCATTCATTGTGGAGAAAAAAAAGCCAGCACCTTTGAGACTAAAAGATGGAATGACTCAGCAGTTTTCCTCCAGCAACTCACTGTCATGGCCACTGAGCAACATGGCATCTTCTTAATCGAATTGTAATGTCCCTATGAGGCCTCTCCACCTGAGTGTGCCGCTGCATTAGTCTCAGTCAGAAAACTCTGTGGATATGTGTGGTGGCTTTATTTATATAGATGACATGCTGGTTTATGTTTGGTTATGGCGGACTAGATCTGTTTAAGCTGCTGCTGCCATTGAAGGCAGCCTTAGCTCAGCTGGTACTGAGGCTACTGCTGCATGGTTGGCTCTGTTGATTCTCAGTTATTACAGCTCCGTCTCATTCTCGTGGTCACTGGCATGGTGTAAAGTATGACCAGTGCATTAGTCTCAGTGGGTGGAGAAGCAGGCTGCACCAGTGTGGTGCAAGCAAGAGCAGCTGCTATGAAATGCTGTGGTGAAAGCCTAGTTTGGTTCCGGTTCGGGAACTCACAAATAGTGCCTTTATACGGCTCTGGTGCAACTTTATTCACCCACTTTTGAACAGAGAGATTAATACAACAAGATATTTTCTGCTTAATGTCGGCATGTGTGGTCATAAGGAACAcccatcttttttttctgttctcttttcttttttttcatgtttcctGTGTGCTGCTCTCCCTTCGaaaaatacagtatatacacccATAGCAGAGAATCAAcatttgctttttatttttcctatatatatattgacTGATATATGTTCCTTTTTGTTGATCTCCTCCAAAAGAGTGAGGTAGGGTGAGCACTCGGGGAGTGTGTTCAGTGCTGATCTCTTGATCTTTCTTAAAAGACTTCATGCTGTTCTTCCTTTTGAAGTCTCTGGTGGACTTAGTCTTCAGGAAAAGGCCATCCATGGTTTTTTACCTAATTTCTCTGCTTTTGTGAGCTATGCCATTTTATTGGTTGGGTAAGTGCTTCTGAAACATTGTTCAACATAAAAGGTTACTCAGGGACTTTTTACAAAGCACAGGAGTGCTGACAGAAGTATAGGCAGGCAGTCATGATGGAGAGAAATGGCAGAAATGATGACATCTACTGATGCTGATTTTTTTTCAGTATTTCTTGGTTGTCGTCTAAAATACGTTATTACATTCTAAATGGCTATAGGGGATGAGTTAGTTTGCTATAAAATGTgtgatttatatgtgtgttatacAGCATACTGGGTCTAACCcaaaaacatgtttaaaaacaTCTTTGACGAATCATCTACAACTCTACCGGGAAATGCTGTACCAAGTGTCACTGGCTGGCAGGTTTTTATCATAACACCAGATAACACTGACACCCTGCCTCACTCGTCAGGTTACTTAACAATGACTCACAAACATCACCAGCACAAGCTCACGCACTGTCCAAAGTGCCTGCAGAATTATGTAGTATAATAATAAGCAACAACCCTACCACATACAATAGAAGCCTAGTGTTGATGAAGACACATATATCTCACAGTCTCTACAGCAGAGGCTGTATTGATATTTGGCACCTGTTTGTCCACTGAGGCCTGTTGTCTTgttgctggtgctgctggtggtgttgCTACTGCtctgtgcttttttcagatGTCCACCAAGAGACTTGTGTCCATTGTTGTTTATCCCCATGCGGTTTGAGTCCGTCTATCAGATGAGACATCTTGGCGTTGTTGACACAGTcaaagcagcagcagcggtggctgtttgtctcctctccttttgCCATCCTGCCCTGATCGATGCCACTCAGGTGGGCAGACTTCGATCGCCCAGCAACCTGACTGAATACAAGAGATGGCCACAGAAATGCTTCTACAGTAAAACATTATCCGTAGTGATACAGGaccgagagagaaggagaggcaaGAAAGGAGAAGATATCTagtgtaaaataaatgtaacaGCAAATGGTTGCGGTTTAACAGCAAAGTGTTGCTTTGAAGtgttcaggctatgttttcgatggtaaccccttgtcagtcaatagtgaaagtaattaactttCAAGAACTGTTTTATCATTGACTATGAAACCACGGTACAaataggttttagtaaagcaagttGAATCCCTGTGTGGAatccctgttccatacggtctcgcgtgcatgcagattccttcaaatgcatcgctgactatcaaaataccaatGCGCTGTTgtaagttgcgctgcttgctgttgaagggaatgacagatgttaGTCTCACTGGTTTAAAGGAttttacgcccaaaacacacccgtGACTGATTaggaaacataagaacaacccttttgagCCCAGCGCCCAGTGTTTGATCACAAAAATCACGCCATTAGTGTAGACTGGACACGCCTTTAATGTCtataccatagactgtatatatagtctATGGTATAGACACTTTGCCTCTGACCATCCGTTTCTGATGGCCAAAATAGAgtcctgagagagaaagagagaaatgggagGTTGCATCAGAGATGCATGAATTAGGATTATGCAACTAGATGTTGTCTttgatgtgtggtgtggtggtgatgcTTTATAACATGAAAATGGATGATCTATCTTCctccttatatatatatatatatatatatatatatatatatatatatatatattcctggCAGCAACTGCAAATCTGGCCAAGGTCCAGTGGGTGCGGTTGAGATGAACTATCACCGATCTCGTGCTTACGGCTGTAATGAACTCACGCTGGTGCACATTATTACCAGCTCCACTCTATAGTGCACGGCATGGCCAAAAGTCTTTAAAGTCCATGTGGTTTGGATAAAGAAGAGTGAACATAAGCAAACAGCTGGAGTGAAAAGAATGCAAACACCAATGTCATGCATCAGAGACAAACAACTGGCCTTTCCACAAACAATTAGTTAATAATGGGGTCATGCTGCATCTGTGTTTTGCCTGTTTATTGGTCTCCGAAGGGTGCAGTGAAGGACAGAGGTGAACTGAGAATCCCAATTACATGTACCTGAAAATCCCAACAACTGAAAAGGAGAAGGATGGAACAACAGTGCCACCCAGTGGTTATAGAGAGGAATGACGACAAGCGGGAGGCTGAGGGAGGGAACATTGCGCTTTTGACTTCATGTTAATTGGGCATAAGTAGGGAAATTACTCAAACCCCAATGGCAAATGTTTCATTACCTGAGAGAGGAGACATTAAAATCATATTAATGGGTGAATATTATTGACTTAGTGGTTAAAAGTGTGCATCTCTGGAAGTGCTGTTTAAAATCCAAATTTTCCACATTTTATGAATAGCAAATCATGTTTTTATAAGGCTTACATTACTTAACTATGTTATGGTCTTGTTTTCATTTCCACTGAGAGAACAATAATATGTGGTTGCTGTATCTGTTCAGTTTGATGTTATTCTTATCTCAGTTTCGTTTATtgaaaacaatgtgtgtgtttgtttgtgttgagtgAGATCTAAGCAATATGAGCAATCTGAAAACCAGGGTTTAAAAAGTCAAAACATCACTCCACAAAAATGAAACGTGTTTATTATATTTCTTTCTGAAATTCTAAAATAATTATTGCGTCGGTCAAAAACAGCCCACCATCTGAGTTGTAATATTACACTGAAATGTTCCTGCATGAAAATATGGGGAAGGAAAAGCTATTTTTGACTACAACACTGCATCTAGCCTTTTTAGACCTGAAGTGGATTCAGCCCAAAGTCCTTGAGGATATCCTTGAACTCCTGATGGATGTGggcactctcctcctcccatgAACCTCGTACCTCCATCAGGTGAGTCAGGAGACCATCCAGGCTTCCCTGAGACAGAGGGGAGGATAGCATGAGACTGCAATGTCTCAACCAGCAACCATTAAAACACAAGCCATGGCCACCATGTTATTTCTCCTTAAAGGAATGCAAAATAACGccatcaaactcattttgatggtaCGCTGACTTATAATAGAAAGAATGGCATCTCTGTCTTTGCCACTGTGTGTTCAGTATGTCTGTAACTTTGCTATACCGTGAAGGAACAGAATGCTTTTTGTCTCTTCGACACAGTGGGTACCCCTTCAGAATCACTGTCCAACATACACTGCAGACTTTACTGGAACCTACGCATTGAAAACTGACATTAAAATACATTGTACATACTTTACGACACTAAAATACCTGAAAAGTGACGACGAGGTAAATACCAATTCTTGCATTATGTTGTTTTCATACAAAGCATCTGATATAGCTGTGGAAGCATAGTTCATGATCACATATGATAAGCATCTGTTGTAGCTAATGTATTCATTACACATCTATTTGTAACCAATGTGTCTCTGGGTTGGGTTTTGGATGAAAATATGCCTTTCCTGTTGCCTTTCTGATGAGCTTCATGTCTGAAAACATTTATAGTATGTATGGTGTGAATAATGAAACATGCATAATTTCACACCATCACACCAGGGTACCCTACGTTTAGATGGCATATCAGAAGCCTGCCGGATTGTTGCAGAGCCACTCTTAAGCACTTACATGTAGGATTTTCTCGTATTCGACCTCCATGTTGTCCAGCTTGCTTTGCAGGTCACTGATAATggcctctttttcttctttcaaCCGTATGTGAGCTTCCCTCTCGTCTCGCAGTTCCCCACGACACTGCGCTAAAGCGAAAAGACACACAGAAAGTATTACTCACTCACTgaagtcactcacacactcacacactcacacattacatttatatagcgcttttctcgatACTCAAAGCGCATCACATggatggggggacctcactagtaaccaccaccaatgtgtagcacccacctgggtgatgcacagcagccattatgcgccagaacgctcaccacacaccagcttgaggtggagagtgagggagtgaatgagccaattacagtggaggatgattaggggggcagattgaatgagccaggttgggaatttagccaggacaccggggaacgccctactctttgcgataagtgccatgggatctttaatgaccacagtgagtcaggacctcggtttaacgtctcatccgaaggacggtatctcctacagtgcagtgtccccgtcacggctctggggcattgggatcgatcttTTTTGGCCAGaaggaagagtgccacctactggccacccaccaacaccacttccagcagcaacctagttttccaaggaggtctcccatccaagtactaaccaggcccacacctgcttagcttcagtaattcagctaagacaaggtatccattggtctggctgctgcactcactcactcatttattcattcactcactctcacacccactcactcactcatacacccactcactccctcacacactcccactcactctcacttactcactcactcactcactcactcattcactcacattaAGCACAATGACTCTAAAGTGGTTTGGTTCAGTTCTGCTCGATGCGCTGCACATCTGAACCGGTTCTGATGGGTTCTCATACTGACAGGAGATAAGTTAGCGTAGCATAGCGCTTATCTTACCCAGTTGCTGCTGAAGAGTGATAACCTTGATCTCCAGTTGACTAATTTTGGCCTCCATATCCGTCTGCATTATTTTGTGCCGGCGGTTAAGATCTGACAATGATAAAAAGGAGCTCTTCATTTCAAAAACCAATTTCCCGTGCAGAGATATGTTATCAAATCTCAAATCATAATTTAGAAAATAAAACCGCCTGAGGAGAAGGAACTTGGAAAGAAATAGTAATAGTACAATAAAATACAGCTCACTCATAGGCAACTCAACCTACAGAGGGTGTATAAAGAGCTGATGTTTCATGAATGCATGTCAGATCATCATAACCCTAGAAGACAAACTGCAAGCTGTGCCATAGCTTAGCAGAGCACTTTAATGATTGATGGCCCTTTTTATACGCCACTGTCAAGTGTTGTGATGAAACATTTCAACACTCTTCTGCCGTTCTGCTTGCACTATAAATGTTCCCATGCACAAATGGCCTGTGACAGACCCCTCTGATTACGGCAGGGTTTATTCATGGGACATAATGGTTCATGCGTAAATGCATCATCAATTATGCCAAACCACCAGCATGACTGAACATTTGATGTTTTTATCCCTTTTCGGAGAGTTTTGTCAAGTGGCTTTTAATGTTGCTGGCTGGTGTAAGGGTGTTTATCTGAGATACAGTATGGTTGTAGTGAGTGTGTCAAAGTACAACAGTGTGAACAATTttgttagtctctctctcttgctctcgctctccctctctctccctctctcttgctctctctctctctctctctctctctctctctctctctctctctctctctcttgtgtgtctttatttatgtgtgtaagtgtctaACATGACTGCTAACATCAAAGTAAGGTTGAAAGATTACCTGGTGCTATTGAAATATGCAAATAatctaacgtgtgtgtgtgtgtgtgtgtgtgtgtgtgtgtgtgtgtgtgtgtgtgtgtgtgtgtgtgtgtgtgtgtgtgtgtgtgtgtgtgtttgtgtgtgtgtgtgtgtgtgtgtgtgtgtgtgtgtgtgtccagatagggacatcacagtttgtgtgtgtgtgtgtgtgtgtgtgtgtgtgtgtgtccagatagggacatcacagtttgtgtgtgtgtgtgtgtgtgtgtgtgtgtgcgtgtgtgtgtgtgtgttgtgtgtgtggctgtctcACACCTGTCTCACACGTTTgtcgaatgtgtgtgtgtgtgtgtgtatgtgtgtttgtgcatgctggagatagctctgtgtgtgtgtttgtgtatgtgtgtgtgtttgtgtgtgtgtgtgtgtgtgtgtgtgtgtgtgtgtgtgtgtgcgtatgtgtgtgatatgtgcgatgtgtgtgcaagcgagtgtgtgtccagatagggacatcacagtttgtgtgtgtgtgtgtgtgtgtgtgtgtgtgtgtgtgtgtgtgtgtgtgtgtgtgtgtccagatagggacatcacagtttgtgtgtgtgtgtgtgtgtgtgtgtgcgtgtgtgtgtgtgtgtgtgtgtgtgtattgtctgtgcatctgtgtgagtcctgagtgtgtgtgtgtgtgtgtgtgtgtgtgtgtgtgtgtgtgtgtgtgtgtgtgtgtgtgtgtattgtctgtgcatctgtgtgagtcctgtgtgtgtgtatgtgtgtgtgtgtgtgtgtgtgtgtgtgtgtgtgtgtgtgtgtgtgtgtgtgtgtgtgtgtgtgtgtgtccttcctcTTACCTGCTGTGATATCCCTCTTGTCTGTTCTCTCCCGAGAGAGATCCCTCTCCAGCTGCCTCAGTCGCCTCCTCAGCTCCTCCCTGGAGGAGTGTGCCTGCAGAGCCACATCTGTCCTTAAGGCTGCACAACACCAACAAGTCAGcaccggaaaaaaaaaacactggcagCAATTACAACAATAGTTTGCTGACAGTAGCACAGAGGTAGGCGGCTTGTCAATAGTTCAATACAAGTCAGATTAATTTAACTGCATAGAATCTGGCTCCAGAGCATTATGGAACAGCCAACAAAGGCATGCAGTGAGGATGTCTTACCAAGGTGTTCCTTAAGAACAGACACATCCAGAAGACTCCGCCTAtacttctcctccatctcattTCCTAAAAAGATACATTGTGATTTACTTCATGTTAGATATGTATGATTAAGGCCTACAAATCTGAGCAGAGAAAGTTGGCTATGTAGGTAGCAAGTATAGCCTAACTGATCGAGCAAAAAGAGTATAGTATCGATAAGTATGCTAACTAAGTAAGAAGTTAAGAAGCTTtaaaatgcataaataaaaaCTAAACCTTCATTGTTCTGTTTCTTCTTGGTCTTCTCTTTCCCCTTCTTTTTTGGTGGCATGCTGGTAAACTGAGGAATGTTCAGCACAATGGGGGCAGGCTAGTCAGCTCACTCACTCCACCAAGTAGGGAGACAACCAATCAGTTGTCGAACAGGGCTGTTTTGCCTGACACTAAAGCTGTACACAGCAATGGGAGAGCGCCATGTCACTGTTGTCTTGTTAAAGGTTTGCATCATTGCCTAGCACTACACGTTGTTATGGAGACAAGGGACGCTCTGAATGAATGGGGTAGGGCGGTGTAAAGAAGCCTAGATTTTGCCTATAATAAAATTAACCCATGATGTGCATGCTATGGTAAGAAAGAGAAGGCAAAAGTGGCATAGCCATCttttttgaaaggctttttaaatGCAATGAACAAGAAAGATCTCATTTGAGACAGTTAAAAAAGCAGCTCCAGTTTCTTAGCCAGCGAATAGCCTACAACTTTTGAAACGTCATTGGTCTACCCTTGATGGCATATTAGTCTAGGTTTAGGCCAACATAGAACATTTTCCATTTTTTAATAgtctatatataaataatagtCAATTGTAGGCCTGCGTGAATTGTATTAATTGTTCCAAATTACTAATTATAGGCTTGTTGCCTTAGTAGTCCTGATTTTAGTCGTGCACAGTCGTCTTGTCTTTTTTTAATCCCTTGGTAGAGCATCTTAGAGGCCGTGAGGGCGTGGTGGGAGATGGGGGTGGCGCTGTGAGTGGGTGTTTCTGACCGGACAGGGCGAGGCGGGCTTAGCAACGGAAGGGGACGAACAGGAAGAGCAAGGGCCGTGTTCGCAGGAGGGGGAGATAGAAGGCGGTGTTTATTTcccctaatttatttatttacttatttccCCTCTGCTTGTGCTAACAAATGTGTTCTGTTTGTGCACCGAGAAACATTCGTTTCGGTTTACCAGCGTCAGTG contains these protein-coding regions:
- the ccdc153 gene encoding coiled-coil domain-containing protein 153; amino-acid sequence: MPPKKKGKEKTKKKQNNEGNEMEEKYRRSLLDVSVLKEHLALRTDVALQAHSSREELRRRLRQLERDLSRERTDKRDITADLNRRHKIMQTDMEAKISQLEIKVITLQQQLAQCRGELRDEREAHIRLKEEKEAIISDLQSKLDNMEVEYEKILHGSLDGLLTHLMEVRGSWEEESAHIHQEFKDILKDFGLNPLQV